A DNA window from Vigna angularis cultivar LongXiaoDou No.4 chromosome 1, ASM1680809v1, whole genome shotgun sequence contains the following coding sequences:
- the LOC128195224 gene encoding uncharacterized protein LOC128195224, with protein MQAEGKPYVSSPICHCGQRSVMKTAKIMKNRGKQFWGCSKYKNGVEDAGCNFFKWCTDVGSDESGSYVKSEGNKETLVNSEEMESTRKNLVKIHKSMFIVQKWMKVLILLVYVVCVIEMILVSMLMRMG; from the exons ATGCAGGCGGAAGGAAAACCTTATGTTTCTTCACCGATTTGCCACTGTGGACAGAGATCTGTGATGAAAACTGCCAAAATTATGAAGAATCGAGGCAAGCAATTTTGGGGATGTTCCAAGTATAAG AATGGTGTTGAAGACGCTGGTTGCAACTTCTTCAAATGGTGCACAGATGTTGGAAGTGATGAAAGTGGTAGTTACGTGAAGAGCGAAGGGAACAAAGAAACTTTGGTCAACAGTGAAGAAATGGAGAGCACTAGGAAAAATTTAGTTAAGATACATAAATCAATGTTCATtgttcaaaagtggatgaaggtgTTGATATTGTTGGTTTATGTTGTATGTGTCATAGAGATGATTTTAGTTTCAATGTTGATGAGAATGGGATGA